The segment AACACAATTAAAGTCTATCCACGTATTAAGGTATATGCATAAACCTTGCGACAGCCATGCTCATGCAATAACGCTCCTGCATGGCGTAATGTTGTACCTGTTGTATATATATCATCGACAAGAATGACCGATTTGTTAATAGATTTCGTTATTTCGAATGGATTTTTTGTTCCAATTCTTTCACGGCGCGTTTTTTTAGATTGTTTTTCCGTATGAACACGCGTGATGACCTCTTTCGTTTCTATTGGTAAAAAATCCGCTAGCATCTTTGCTTGATTAAACCCGCGTTCCAGCAGTCTTTCATTGCTTAACGGAACCGGCACAGCAATTGCATCTTTGTCCAGATATGAAAATGCCTCGTGAAATGATTGTGTAAAATACGATTTAAACGCATTTCCCAAGTGATAATCACCACGATATTTCCACTTCGCAATCATATCTTGCATCATTTCGTTATAAGCAAAAACGGAGAAATTAGACGTAATCGTATCCCTTGAAGCCTGTTCGTCCCACCATTTGCAATCCAAACAGACCTCATCTTCACTTATCCGGCTACAGCGCCTGCATCTCTCCCCATGCAAGACTTCCAATTCTTCTTCACACGGTTGACATAGATTTTTCGGTTTGGCTAATATAAATAGATTTTCCCAGTTTACTTCCTGAATAATTTGGCTGTTGCACCATAAACAATGCATCTCATAACTTCCCCCGTTTATTCATTTGGCGAATCGACTGAACGGCACGCGTCATTGCCTCTGTTTTCCCATCATGAAAAAATACAACCTCTCCTGTTGGATCATCCGGGCTTCTTCCAGCTCTTCCTGAAATTTGTACGAGGGCTGCTTCATCAAACACTTCATGACCTGTATCGATGATAGCAACATCTACTGATGGGAAAGTAACGCCTCTTTCTAATATGGTTGTTGTAAGCAATGTATCTATTTTTCTGTCTCTAAAAAGCTGCACTTTTTCTGCGCGATCCGGATCAGATGCATGAACAGCTTGTGCTTTATCTTTTGTTTTAAGCAATCCCTCTTCCAGCAAGCGATCTGCTATCTTTTCTTTCATTTTCTCAGCCAGTTGAATCGTAGGAACAAAGATTAATAATTGCCTGTCCGGATTTTTCCTGGTTTTCACCCATTTCATAAAAGCTTCTGGGACTTTTTCGTTTGCCAATTCTTTTTTCAAGGAAAAACTCATTTGTAGCTTTGGAACAGGTAAGGGATGACCGTGGAATCTGACTGGCACAAATAGATGGGCAAGTTTTTTCCTCATTATCTGCTTGCGGTGATCTTTCCGTGGTGTAGCTGTTAGGTAGATCGTTGTATTTGCATCTGATTTCGCTCGATTTGCTGCATAAGGTAAAGCCGGATCAGCATGAAAGGGGAAGGCATCGATTTCATCAATAATCAGTAAATCAAACGCGGCTTTATATCTGAGTAGTTGATGTGTTGTGGCGATAATGATTTGGGCTGTGCCGTCTTTATTTTCACTTCCACCATATAACCCTTGAACTTCTATCGTATCAAAGGCTTTCTGAATGCGTGGCAAAAGCTCGCGAACAACATCCGCTCGTGGTGTAGCGATGCAAACACGTTTGCCGAGGCGAAGTGCTTGCGTGATACCGGGAAAGAGCATTTCCGTTTTTCCGGCTCCACATACTGCCCAAATTAATAGCTCCTTTTCCTGGGCATTTACGGCACTCGTAATCCGATCAGCTGCCCTTTGTTGAACAAAGGTGAGCTCCCCGTCCCATGAGCATGCGTTCTCATGTGTTGGCCACTGGGGGGATTCACCTGACCAGTAATAAAGCGGCTCACATTGCATCACACGCCCCATTTCAATACAACTGCGACAATAAGCGTGTGTATTACCACAGGATTTGCATGGTATTTGGGCAAATAAGGATCGCTGCTGGTTCCCGCAACGCTGACATTGATAGGTGAAATTTTTTCGTTTGATAGAGATAAAAGGTGTGAAGTTGTTTGCAGAAAGATGATGTTGAAAGGTGGGCTCGTCTAATGGGATTTCATTTCGTAGAAGCAGCTTTCCTGAAAAAAGATATGGCAGGCTTGATTGTTCGCAGGTCGTTTGCCGCTCTGGGAGAGGCATTAGCAGACACTCCTTTGATCCTTAGAATAGAAAGCTATCAACCAAAAAGTGGCCGATAGCAAATATCAAATTATTATATAATTGCTATTTCATATACCAGCAAATTCCTACTGAACCTTCGCCCAAATGGGTTCCAATGACTGGGCCGAAGTAGCCGATCGAGGTATCCGCCGATGGATATTTTTCCAAGAAATCATCACGCATCTTTGCTGCAGCTAATTCATTATTTGCATGAATAAATACAGCTTTAATAGGTTTTCCTTTGCTGGCATCCTCTTCCAGCAATCCGCTGATGCGACTCATTGCTTTTTTTCGTGTACGGATTTTTTCAAATGGAACGATTACCTTATCAACAAAATGGAGTATCGGCTTCACCTGCAAAACACTTCCAACTAACGCTTGGGCACCATTCAAACGCCCGCCGCGCTGCAGGTTACTAAGGTCATCCACCATGAAATAAGCACGTATACTTTGTTTTATTTCATCGAAACGTGCGATAATCTCCTTAGGTGATTTACCTTCTTTTACCATTTCCACTGCTTCCAATACATAAAAGCCCTGTCCCATGGCGCTGAGTTCAGAATCATAGGCATACACATCGATACCCTCAACCATCTGTCTCGCACTGCGAACTGCCTCATATGTGCCACTAATTCCACTTGAGATATGAATCGAGACAACAGCATCATAGTCTTTGGCTAATTCTTCCAACTTATTTGCAATATAACCAATCGATGGTTGCGAAGTTTTTGGCAAACTTTCTGCCTCTTTCACTTTTTGGTAAAATTCTTCTGTTGTAATATCAATTTCCTCTTGATAGGACTCGTCCTCAAATACGACACTAAGCGGAACCATATGAATATGATGCTCCTCGCGTATATCAGCAGGAATATACGCCGTACTATCCGTCATTACAGCAACTTTCATTATGAACCTTCTCCTCTACTCTATATCATCTTTTCGTTTATTCCCATTTTACATCATGAAGAAGAAAAATGCATCCTGAATATAGGTGAAAAAATACTCTAACGCGTTAATGCATTAGAGTATTTTTATAGGCAATATTGCGATTGTTTAATAAGGCTCTTTTCGTAAGTATTGTTGCTTTTAAAACTTTGCAATAGATATAAAAGACGACATTAAACGTTAAATCAATAATAGTAGCTCCTCATTTACCGCTACGGAAATACATTCCGCTGGTATGAACATAGCAACTACTTCATTCAATCACAAAATAGCGCGCAATTTATGATCGTTGATTGGAGCGGAGGACCGTTGACTCCTGCAGGGACAAATGTCTTCGGTGGGACGAGCATTTACGCGCAGTCCCAGCACGTGTCTTAAGACCCCGCAGCGGTGGTCTTCAGCGAGGCAGGTTAAGTTCGCGACGTCCTGTCGCAACACCTGCACTAGCACGTCCTGTGCGTCGAAGGCTGAAGCCGTGCACTAAGGTGCGCAACGGCCCGGAGCGGAAATCAACAAGCACTTATACTTATGCCGGCTATATATCAAAAGCAATAATCGATAATTAACCTATTTCGTGTTTTAAAATAACATGTTACTCAGGGAGCTATACCACTTCTACCCAACCTTTTTTAATTGCGGAAACAACGGCCTGTGTACGGTCGTTACAATCCATTTTTTGCAGGATATTACTGACATGGTTTTTAACCGTTTTTTCACTTATGATCAGCGCTTCGGAAACAGCTCTGTTACTTTTTCCTTCTGCTAATAATTGCAGTACTTGGCTTTCTCGTTTTGTCAGTATGTGAAGTGGAGTATGATATGCCACGCCTCTTTCCGTTATCATAGGCATTGTTTCTTTTGCCAAACGGCGATACTCCTGAACTAAGTTATGCGTTACTCTTGGGTGAAGATAGGAGCCCCCTTCACTGACAACTTTAATCGCTTCAATTAACGAATCCGAATCCATTTCTTTTAATAAATACCCTTGTGCTCCAGTTTTTAGCGCATGCGTCACATAACTTTCATCATCATGGATGGAAAGGATAATAACATTTGTCTTCGGAAAGTAGCGAATTAGATCCTTTGTGGCCTGTACCCCATTCATGTTAGGCATATTAATGTCCATTAAAACAACGTCAGGCTTGTGTTCCTTTACTAGTTTCCCGGCAACATTACCATCATCACCTTCTGCAACGATGTCAAATGTTGGTTCAAACTCCAAAATGCGCTTAACCCCTTCGCGAAACAACTTATGATCATCAATTAAAACAATACTGGTACGCTTCTCTTTACTCATATTCTTTCTCCTCCTGCACCATTTCTGTTTATTTTTATTTACCCTATTACAGATGTTTGTTTGTCTATTTTTCTCTATATCGTATACGGGACTTTAATAAAAATGGTAGTGCCTTCCCCTTTTGCTGATTTGATATTTAGTTCGCCCTCCAGCATGTCAACCCGCTCACGCATGCCGATCAACCCGAAAGATTTATCTTTTTTCATGGAAGGATCAAAGCCTTTTCCATTGTCTTTAATAACCATTGTCAAAAAATCTGTACAAATTTCTAACTTAACCTGTATTAAAGGAGCCCCTGCATGTTTTACCGCATTTTGCACTGCCTCCTGTACTAACCGAAAAAATGCGATTTCGTACTTTTGATTCAGGCGCTTGTCCTCCCCAATGGAAGAAAAATCAATTCTAACGCCATTGTAATCTTCAATTGTAGAAACATATTTTTTAATTGTTGGTATGAGACCTAAATCATCGAGTGCCATTGGGCGCAGATCATAAATAATTCGTCGTACTTCATACAAGGAAGTTCTAATCATCTTACGCACATCTTTTACCTCATTTAATGCCTCATCCATACTTTTTTCGCGAATAGTCCGATCCACAAGCTCTGATCGAAGTAAAATATTTGCCAACATCTGCGCTGGACCATCATGAATTTCCCGGGAAATTTTTCTGCGTTCTTCCTCTTGTGCTTCAATAATTTTTAGCCCAAATTCTTGTTTTTCCTTTGCTTCTTCAATCATTTCATTTACTTGCCTGAAATCATCCTGCAAGTATGTAAGTATGACCGTGATTTTGGCAGCTAGTCCTTCTGCACGCTCGATTGTCTGGCTTAATGTTATTAATCTTCTTTCAATCTCATCACGCTTTTCACGCAACACTTTTTCCTCTTGTTGCATAATGGCTAGCTTTGTTTGTAGTTCATGGGTTTTCTCATATACCTTGCGAATCTCAGTTTCCGTGTATCGATCAAAATATTTACTCACCTCTGCTAGTCGTCTTCTGGAAAACCTGACCTTCTGTTCAAGTTGATCACCATTGGTAATATGCTGGATTACTTTTTCTTTTGTCTCTTTCAGTTCACGTACAAGATGTTCATGCTCCTTCCGAGACTCTTCGCTAATATTAAATATCTCGTCCTTGCTATTCTCCACCACATCAATCATCTCATTAATGACATAATCCAACGCTTTTTCACTTAATTTTTGTGCCATCGTCTTCCACCAACCTACTATGGTATAATTATACGTGTATAATAGACCTTTTTATAGGGTCTTTTAGCATATTTTCAGGAAATTATATCCTTATTATATACTATATTATGCATTTAAGCAGGGGGAATTTAAAATGTTGGCAAATTATTTTACCGTTAAGCAAGAGGGAAGTGATCAATTAACCATCCAAAAGTCCCGGTTTATTGGCTATGTTAGGCGTGTAGAATCAGAAGAAGCAGCACAGGATTTTATTCAGGAAATAAAGAAAAAGCATCATGACGCCACCCACAATTGTTCAGCATACATTATCGGCGAACATGATCAGATCCAAAAAGCAAATGATGACGGTGAGCCTAGTGGTACCGCTGGAGTACCCATTCTAGAGGTGTTAAAGAAACAGGGGTTAAAGGATACAGCTATTGTCGTTACAAGATACTTTGGTGGAATTAAACTAGGTGCAGGTGGCTTAATTCGTGCATATGGTAGCACAACCTCCCAAGCTATTCAAAATACCGGTATCGTAAAGAGGCAACGCATGCAAGGATTCTCCATAACCGTGGACTATTCACTACTCGGAAAACTTGAAAATGTATTGCGAAATTCGGACCATATCCTTGAATCTATCAACTACATGGAAAACGTAGAGTTCATCGTTTATGTAAAAAATGGCGAAGAGGACGGCTTTCACGAGTGGATAGTAAACCTGACAAGTGATCAGGCAACAATTGTAGAAAAAGGAACCGCCTATGTAGAAATTGATGTTGAATCTACTTCTGAGGGGTGAAATTTGGATCCCACCGATAGGGAATGATTTTGGATCGGTGGGATGTTGTATTTGTGGGGGGATTGTTTAGCCTTTCCGGTTGATTCTTCCGCACCACCGGCCAACTCCCCACAACACAGTCAGCTCACCATAAGCCTTCAAACTCTCCCCAACGCTGCCTCATCCCCAACGATCGTTACATGTTCATGGTTTTGTAAAATGGAAGCTGGAAAGTCTTCAGACACTTCACCATTCAATAACCTGGCGACTGCTTCGGCCTTTCCCTCACCAGAGACCAATAAAATAATGGATTTACTTTCCATTATTGTTTTAATTCCCATTGTAATAGCTTTTGTTGGAACATCATTCATAGAATCGAAAAACCGCGCATTTGCTTCTCGGGTCGACTCATCGAGTTCAACCACATGTGTTCTGCTGGAAAAAGGCGTTCCAGGCTCATTAAAACCGATATGGCCATTTAACCCGAGCCCCAGAATTTGCACATCAACGCTTTGCGCCTTGCGAATTAGATCCTCATAATCACGGCATTCCTTTTGCAAATCACCTGCCATGCCGTTTGGCAAATGAGCATTTTTACTTTTGATATCAATATGCTTAAACAATTTTTGATGCATATAATAATGATAGCTATTTGGATCCGTCTTTTCCAATCCAACATATTCATCTAAATTAAAGGTTGAGACATTTTCAAATGATACTTCAGGTTGCTTATTTTTCTCAATCAGGTTCTGATATAATCCCTCTGGTGTGGATCCGGTTGCCAATCCTAATACAGGATTTTCCAAATGCTGTATCCTGTTAATAAGTAGGGAACAAACCTTCTCGCTCATTTCTTCATAATTTTTCACTTTGATCATTTCCATAACTGACTACTCCTCCTCAAATGTTACTACACCACGACAGATTGTGTATTTTATATTTAAATCATCATCGACTAGTAAAACATCCGCATCTTTATGTAATGCGATACTTCCTTTTTCAGCAAAAATTCCGAGCTGTTTAGCTGGATTGACAGAAGCCATCTCAATAACGTTCTCTATCGAAACGTCCGCTAATCGTAGCATTTGACGAGCTCCCTGCTGCATTTTCAAAATACTTCCGGCTAACGTTCCATCCTCTAGAACCGCACGATCACTGGTGACGGCAACTGGCTGCCCGCCTAGCTCATAATCTCCGGCCTGTAAGCATTTTGCCCGCATCGCATCTGTGATTAAAATCAATCGCTCACTGCCCATATTTTTATAGATCAATTGAAGCATCTCTGGCGATACATGAATGCCATCCGCAATTAATTCCCCGCGCAACTCCTGGAGCTGAAAAGCAGCACCTACAACACCGATATCCCTGTGATGAATTCCGGGCATTGCATTACACAGATGTGTCACCTGACGCACGCCTTGTGCAATAGCTTTTTTCATCCCAGCAAAATTGGTATCCGTATGACCCGCAGATACGTTAACACCTGAATCATATAAATACCGAATAAATGAGCCATCCTCATCGAGATCGGGCGCCATCGTGATCGTTTTAATTTTATTATCGGATAGATTTTGCCATTTTTTGAACTGCTCAATAGATGGTTCCATAATATATTCCAGTGGTTGTGCGCCCTTTTTACTTGCCTCAATAAACGGGCCTTCCAAATGAGCGCCAATCATTTCAGCTTGACCTTGTTTATTTTGATAAGTTGCTATATTCTGCAGTGCACGTTCAATATTCTCTGGAGACTGTGTTATGGTTGTTGCCAGGAAGCTTGTCGTCCCTTCTTTCGGTAAGACGGCTGCCATTGTATCTAACGCTGATTCGGTCGCATCCATCACATCAGCGCCATTAGCTCCATGGATATGTCCATCGATAAAACCGGGAATGACATGTAAATATGTACCATCTATCACTTTCAGGCGATTCGGATAACTTTTCAATTGTTCATTTTCCTGTAGAATCGTGTCTATTTTTCCATCTTTTATTAATATAGACCCGTTAGTAATCGTTTCTTCTTCGGTGAAAATAGTTGCATTTTTAACAAATAAAGAGGTCGGACTGCCCATATTTAGGATTTCCTTTCTAAATCGTAATATACGCTATTTGCCATGGTACAAGTATCTTTTTCACTAAAATTTTATCACGCATTAACGGGTTGTGATACCCCCACTGAATGAAGTTTCACTTTATGTATAACAGCTACAATAAAAAAGCCACATTCCTATAAAAAATGTAGCTTAACACCATTATTTTGCTAATGTTTGTGTCGTGCTATTCGTTTTTCCACTTGCATTATGCGTTAATTCGTTAACGAGCGATTGAACCAATTCTTTAGAGGTCTGAATTTTATCGCTTTCTGTTTCGTTAATCAATCTTCGTAACATGTTTTTATACCTCTCCTGCTCACTCATCGTTTTCCCACCTTTACATATTTCATCAGATAGATAGACTATAACACAAAATAATAGATACGGCTGTTGAAATTTGTCTTATTACATATAATATCACACAAAAGTTGATTATTCGTCACATAATTCGACATGATTGTTACACTTTTGACGGCCATTTTTCTCTATTTTCCCACCACAAGAAAAATAAAACCATTATCATCGCAAGCGGACAAATTCTCTAGAACCGCCAAACCTTTAATAGCATATGCAATAAGGAAGGAAAAAGGAATTACAGGGTTGTCCTGACGATGGCAAAACAAAAAACCGCAGGGCCCATCGCTCTACGGTTACCGTTTATTTCGCCATTTATTAAATGCAAGGTATTCCCTGAATTGTTCTTTCGTCACACCTGAATTCATAGCTTCTTCAACAATATCTATCCACTCATCATCCAGGCTCTCGGTTTTTTCAGAATTATCTTCCAGGATCAGGTCATTTACAGAAACAGCCAATACTGTACTAATCTTCTCGATAAACTGTATCGATGGATTACTTTGAAGATTTCGCTCTATAGAACTTAAATAAGACTTCGCAACACCTGCTCTTTCAGCTAATTCGGAAAGAGACATTTTCTTCTCTTGGCGTAAATTCTTTATTTTTTCACCAATCAAGCCTTCTCACCTTCTTTCACAGGAAATTATAACATAAAACAAGTGAGAAGTTCTATATAAAGCACAGGTTTCCTCATGCATTCTCTTTGCTTCCCGCCTTTCGTAAAAATAGGCGGACTTCATCCGCAGTCATTCCTAAAATCTTAGCTTGCTTGATCAGTTCAACCCACTCTACGTCAATTGCACTTTTTTCAGCCGTATTTTTCATTTACCCATCCCCCATTTTCATTTCCTGAAAAATCCCCCTAGCCTAATTTTAGCCCTGAGACTTTACGCCCTAGTTTTTTTTCGAGAACACTTTTATCACTATGACTATTATACTACAAAAGGTAGCGTTATAGGGGTGTCTTTGTTTGTCAGATAGACACTAGTTTTGTATGTTTTTGTAGTAAAAAATTTAGATTTATGTCGAGTTAAGTATCTTGATTTATCGGGTGCGGAACTTCTTCGTCCACCTACAGTTTCTCCGCTTTCCTCACATTTTTTCTATTGTAGACAATTAAGAAAACCCCAGCTGCCAAAAGCAAGCCACCGATCAATAATAAATTGAACATATTGGTAGCTGTATCAGGAAGTCTTGAACCACCAGCCGAATAACTATCCCCACTGCCAATTGTTCCTTCACTAATCACTTCATCTGTATCACTCTGTTCCCCTTTTGCTGAAAATATAAGTGAAAATTGTGCAGCAAGACCTTGAAACTCATTACCTAAGTGAGCGGGAAATCGTACTGTAAAATGCAATTCTTCTTCACTGGACGGCTCCAAAAATCGTGGGGACAAGGTATTGAATTCTGCAAGTTTCCCATTATATAATTCTCCCTCACCGTCGCTAACTTCAAGGACCAGTTCATTAAATAATTTTTCTGAGCCACTATCATTTCGCAATGTCGTGAAGTACTCAAATCCCATTTCACCATTGTTCTGGATAACAATTGTCCTTGGAGCCCAATCTCCTGGTTTCATATTAGGCACATCGAATAAAACATCCTCAGGCATAATGTTAATCGCAATCTCCTGTTTATCCGCTTCTTCAGCAACCACCGCAGGGCCCGTCAGACTGAAACAGAGTACAACACTCGCTAGCACACCTATTATGGAAAAAATTATTTTCATAAACATCTTCCTCTTTTAAGACATAAATTTGTTGGAGGCGCGTCACTTTGCTTCAGCTGTTTCTTTTTGTTCCTTCTCTAGGGTGCTTAGCGTTCTCCAAATCGTGAAAATGGAATAGCCGAATAGTAAAATCCCAGGTAAAATAAGTAATAGCGCACTTCCTTCAGGAGATTGAGCAAAATTAATCAAATAACCTATATAAGGAATCGTGAATCCGCTATATACACCCACGACATTTTCAGCTAACACCGGGCTAGCGTCTACAGCATTATTATTGTCCCCTTTCGTTGTATAAAGGACCCCACTATTCGAGGTCGCAACCTCCGTTATCCGGTGGGTGACTAATTTATTTTCTTCTTCCATAAACGTGATAACATCACCATTTTGGAAATTTGTGCGCTGATCACCATCAACGGATTGGACCGCGATCACCGATCCTGTTTGAATGCCTGGCTCCATCGAACCGGATAGAACGGTCTTCAGTTGATAGCCAAATACTTCCGGCTCTCCACCTGACAGCTTTGTAAAGACAACCATTAAAGCTACACTGACCAATAAAATCATTAATACAGTGGATACAATCCGATTTACCCATTTCAAAACGCTACGTTTTTTCAATCTTCGACACCTTCCTCTTCAGGGCTTGTGTTATTGCTCGCGGCTTCTTCTTTATCTTCATTTTCTTCTACGTCACTATTTTCTTCATCATTCTTATCTTCTGTATTTTCCTTTTCGTCATTTGCCTGATTTTCTTGCTCCTCTTCGTCAGGAGTTTCATCTACGTCTTTACTCGTTGCATTAACTTCATCAGGTTTCTCTTCCGCTGGTGTTTCCTTTTCATCATCTTTTGTAGTTTCTTTCTCATCTTCTATGTTTTCATCTGTATTTGTCTGTTGCCCTGGAGGACAATTAATCTTAATCGATTTACTCCACGTTTCCTCTTCCGGATGACCATCATGTTGGTACGCAACAAATGCATATCTGCCC is part of the Virgibacillus sp. NKC19-16 genome and harbors:
- a CDS encoding ComF family protein, whose product is MHCLWCNSQIIQEVNWENLFILAKPKNLCQPCEEELEVLHGERCRRCSRISEDEVCLDCKWWDEQASRDTITSNFSVFAYNEMMQDMIAKWKYRGDYHLGNAFKSYFTQSFHEAFSYLDKDAIAVPVPLSNERLLERGFNQAKMLADFLPIETKEVITRVHTEKQSKKTRRERIGTKNPFEITKSINKSVILVDDIYTTGTTLRHAGALLHEHGCRKVYAYTLIRG
- a CDS encoding DEAD/DEAH box helicase; translated protein: MGRVMQCEPLYYWSGESPQWPTHENACSWDGELTFVQQRAADRITSAVNAQEKELLIWAVCGAGKTEMLFPGITQALRLGKRVCIATPRADVVRELLPRIQKAFDTIEVQGLYGGSENKDGTAQIIIATTHQLLRYKAAFDLLIIDEIDAFPFHADPALPYAANRAKSDANTTIYLTATPRKDHRKQIMRKKLAHLFVPVRFHGHPLPVPKLQMSFSLKKELANEKVPEAFMKWVKTRKNPDRQLLIFVPTIQLAEKMKEKIADRLLEEGLLKTKDKAQAVHASDPDRAEKVQLFRDRKIDTLLTTTILERGVTFPSVDVAIIDTGHEVFDEAALVQISGRAGRSPDDPTGEVVFFHDGKTEAMTRAVQSIRQMNKRGKL
- a CDS encoding DegV family protein; the encoded protein is MKVAVMTDSTAYIPADIREEHHIHMVPLSVVFEDESYQEEIDITTEEFYQKVKEAESLPKTSQPSIGYIANKLEELAKDYDAVVSIHISSGISGTYEAVRSARQMVEGIDVYAYDSELSAMGQGFYVLEAVEMVKEGKSPKEIIARFDEIKQSIRAYFMVDDLSNLQRGGRLNGAQALVGSVLQVKPILHFVDKVIVPFEKIRTRKKAMSRISGLLEEDASKGKPIKAVFIHANNELAAAKMRDDFLEKYPSADTSIGYFGPVIGTHLGEGSVGICWYMK
- a CDS encoding response regulator, yielding MSKEKRTSIVLIDDHKLFREGVKRILEFEPTFDIVAEGDDGNVAGKLVKEHKPDVVLMDINMPNMNGVQATKDLIRYFPKTNVIILSIHDDESYVTHALKTGAQGYLLKEMDSDSLIEAIKVVSEGGSYLHPRVTHNLVQEYRRLAKETMPMITERGVAYHTPLHILTKRESQVLQLLAEGKSNRAVSEALIISEKTVKNHVSNILQKMDCNDRTQAVVSAIKKGWVEVV
- a CDS encoding sensor histidine kinase; its protein translation is MAQKLSEKALDYVINEMIDVVENSKDEIFNISEESRKEHEHLVRELKETKEKVIQHITNGDQLEQKVRFSRRRLAEVSKYFDRYTETEIRKVYEKTHELQTKLAIMQQEEKVLREKRDEIERRLITLSQTIERAEGLAAKITVILTYLQDDFRQVNEMIEEAKEKQEFGLKIIEAQEEERRKISREIHDGPAQMLANILLRSELVDRTIREKSMDEALNEVKDVRKMIRTSLYEVRRIIYDLRPMALDDLGLIPTIKKYVSTIEDYNGVRIDFSSIGEDKRLNQKYEIAFFRLVQEAVQNAVKHAGAPLIQVKLEICTDFLTMVIKDNGKGFDPSMKKDKSFGLIGMRERVDMLEGELNIKSAKGEGTTIFIKVPYTI
- a CDS encoding YigZ family protein, yielding MLANYFTVKQEGSDQLTIQKSRFIGYVRRVESEEAAQDFIQEIKKKHHDATHNCSAYIIGEHDQIQKANDDGEPSGTAGVPILEVLKKQGLKDTAIVVTRYFGGIKLGAGGLIRAYGSTTSQAIQNTGIVKRQRMQGFSITVDYSLLGKLENVLRNSDHILESINYMENVEFIVYVKNGEEDGFHEWIVNLTSDQATIVEKGTAYVEIDVESTSEG
- the nagB gene encoding glucosamine-6-phosphate deaminase, with the translated sequence MEMIKVKNYEEMSEKVCSLLINRIQHLENPVLGLATGSTPEGLYQNLIEKNKQPEVSFENVSTFNLDEYVGLEKTDPNSYHYYMHQKLFKHIDIKSKNAHLPNGMAGDLQKECRDYEDLIRKAQSVDVQILGLGLNGHIGFNEPGTPFSSRTHVVELDESTREANARFFDSMNDVPTKAITMGIKTIMESKSIILLVSGEGKAEAVARLLNGEVSEDFPASILQNHEHVTIVGDEAALGRV
- the nagA gene encoding N-acetylglucosamine-6-phosphate deacetylase, producing the protein MGSPTSLFVKNATIFTEEETITNGSILIKDGKIDTILQENEQLKSYPNRLKVIDGTYLHVIPGFIDGHIHGANGADVMDATESALDTMAAVLPKEGTTSFLATTITQSPENIERALQNIATYQNKQGQAEMIGAHLEGPFIEASKKGAQPLEYIMEPSIEQFKKWQNLSDNKIKTITMAPDLDEDGSFIRYLYDSGVNVSAGHTDTNFAGMKKAIAQGVRQVTHLCNAMPGIHHRDIGVVGAAFQLQELRGELIADGIHVSPEMLQLIYKNMGSERLILITDAMRAKCLQAGDYELGGQPVAVTSDRAVLEDGTLAGSILKMQQGARQMLRLADVSIENVIEMASVNPAKQLGIFAEKGSIALHKDADVLLVDDDLNIKYTICRGVVTFEEE
- a CDS encoding helix-turn-helix domain-containing protein, translating into MIGEKIKNLRQEKKMSLSELAERAGVAKSYLSSIERNLQSNPSIQFIEKISTVLAVSVNDLILEDNSEKTESLDDEWIDIVEEAMNSGVTKEQFREYLAFNKWRNKR
- a CDS encoding anti-repressor SinI family protein encodes the protein MKNTAEKSAIDVEWVELIKQAKILGMTADEVRLFLRKAGSKENA
- a CDS encoding LPXTG cell wall anchor domain-containing protein — protein: MKIIFSIIGVLASVVLCFSLTGPAVVAEEADKQEIAINIMPEDVLFDVPNMKPGDWAPRTIVIQNNGEMGFEYFTTLRNDSGSEKLFNELVLEVSDGEGELYNGKLAEFNTLSPRFLEPSSEEELHFTVRFPAHLGNEFQGLAAQFSLIFSAKGEQSDTDEVISEGTIGSGDSYSAGGSRLPDTATNMFNLLLIGGLLLAAGVFLIVYNRKNVRKAEKL
- the sipW gene encoding signal peptidase I SipW, with the translated sequence MKKRSVLKWVNRIVSTVLMILLVSVALMVVFTKLSGGEPEVFGYQLKTVLSGSMEPGIQTGSVIAVQSVDGDQRTNFQNGDVITFMEEENKLVTHRITEVATSNSGVLYTTKGDNNNAVDASPVLAENVVGVYSGFTIPYIGYLINFAQSPEGSALLLILPGILLFGYSIFTIWRTLSTLEKEQKETAEAK